Proteins from a genomic interval of Youhaiella tibetensis:
- a CDS encoding efflux RND transporter periplasmic adaptor subunit, whose protein sequence is MRAFFSYGVAFLIVVAAGAWLATGTLIQGGQGPGNGERHIVELVDGNKEGPVKTALENSGVLSESETHTDVDPHLTIAQRQAETQGESAPARSVRIETFTAKEMPIEVPLRGQTKAKETVTASAETTGIVASVAVKKGQSVKTGDLLCTLDQGTRQAAVAQAEASLAQAQTAYNSTQALVNKGAAASNSVVTVEASLKAAQAAVDQAKAELDRTEIRAKSDGIVQDPMTAVGSMLAAGSPCATIVQMDPILFTGNVPEARIGYARLGLPATITTVTGRTAEGKVTYIASVADSATRSFPIEIEIPNADGSLQAGLTASATVNLGTATAQLLPQSVLTLDDEGTLGVRAVENSKVTFYPVTIISDTREGVLVTGLPATLDVITVGQEFVQAGQTVNASKADGA, encoded by the coding sequence ATGCGTGCATTCTTTTCTTATGGCGTTGCCTTCCTGATCGTCGTTGCCGCGGGTGCGTGGCTGGCGACCGGGACGCTCATTCAGGGCGGCCAGGGTCCGGGCAATGGCGAGCGTCACATCGTCGAACTGGTCGACGGTAACAAGGAAGGGCCGGTCAAGACCGCCCTCGAGAATTCCGGGGTCCTGTCGGAATCGGAAACTCACACCGACGTCGATCCTCACCTGACGATCGCTCAGCGCCAGGCCGAAACCCAGGGCGAGTCCGCCCCGGCACGTTCGGTGCGCATTGAAACCTTCACCGCCAAGGAAATGCCGATCGAAGTTCCGCTTCGCGGCCAGACGAAGGCCAAGGAAACCGTGACCGCTTCGGCCGAAACCACCGGCATCGTGGCAAGCGTCGCGGTCAAGAAAGGCCAGTCGGTCAAGACCGGCGACCTGCTCTGCACGCTCGACCAGGGTACCCGCCAGGCGGCGGTGGCCCAGGCGGAAGCCTCCCTCGCCCAGGCCCAGACGGCCTACAACAGCACCCAGGCGCTGGTGAACAAGGGCGCTGCGGCCTCCAATAGCGTCGTGACGGTCGAAGCTTCCCTCAAGGCAGCACAGGCGGCTGTCGACCAGGCCAAGGCCGAACTCGACCGCACCGAGATCCGCGCCAAGAGCGATGGCATCGTCCAGGACCCGATGACCGCCGTCGGCTCGATGCTGGCTGCCGGTTCGCCCTGCGCCACGATCGTGCAGATGGACCCGATCCTGTTTACCGGCAACGTGCCGGAAGCCCGGATCGGCTACGCCCGCCTCGGCCTGCCCGCCACGATCACCACGGTGACCGGCAGGACGGCTGAGGGCAAGGTGACCTACATCGCCTCGGTCGCTGACTCGGCCACCCGTTCGTTCCCGATCGAAATCGAGATTCCCAACGCCGATGGTTCGCTCCAGGCCGGGCTCACCGCGAGCGCGACCGTGAACCTCGGCACCGCCACGGCTCAACTGCTCCCGCAGTCTGTGCTGACCCTCGACGACGAAGGCACCCTCGGGGTCCGCGCCGTCGAGAATAGCAAGGTGACCTTCTACCCGGTCACCATCATTAGCGATACGCGCGAAGGCGTTCTGGTCACGGGCCTGCCCGCGACGCTGGACGTCATCACTGTCGGCCAGGAGTTCGTCCAGGCCGGGCAGACCGTGAACGCCAGCAAGGCTGATGGGGCTTAA
- a CDS encoding ArsR/SmtB family transcription factor: MKNPIMQDDDLAAMLRALGHPVRLSILRILSAQNDCCCTDVTQCLPLAQSTVSQHIKVLLDAGLIERQAKGTRNCYSLRTDRLDAVNTACGGLLATLTQAPQRLPEAV, encoded by the coding sequence ATGAAAAATCCGATCATGCAGGACGACGATCTGGCCGCCATGTTGCGCGCGCTGGGACACCCGGTGCGGCTATCGATCTTGCGCATTCTCAGTGCGCAGAACGATTGCTGCTGCACCGACGTAACCCAGTGCCTGCCGCTGGCGCAGTCGACGGTGTCCCAGCACATCAAGGTGCTGCTCGATGCCGGCCTGATCGAACGCCAGGCCAAGGGTACGCGGAACTGCTATTCGCTCCGCACCGACCGGCTTGACGCAGTCAACACCGCCTGCGGCGGCCTTCTGGCCACACTGACGCAGGCCCCGCAACGGTTACCGGAAGCGGTTTGA
- a CDS encoding efflux RND transporter permease subunit — protein MLDFIERILRMPRVVLTIMALLMIAGFGAYTSLPKESFPAIDIPYFYVSVSQTGVSPYDAERLLAKPIEDRIKDLDGLKNYTSTSTTGHASVFLEFDVNADKDKALSDIRAKLDGVTGDLPADATTPTVTEISFSGMPSISVAVYGNVPERALVEKAKDLKKKLEEIPDVQSVSISGARDEMLAVTIDTNRLEAYGLTAAQLMDALAKNNMVVPGGTLDTGKGSFNVDVPGLITNAADVYSLPLKTDGNTVVTFGDVATIQRTFKDATEYAHVDGQPAITLGVVKKLGTNVISISDETRRVTTEFTKDWPDGIEHSFLVDQADSTKSLYRSLEAAVLTAVALVMITCVATLGIRPAIMIGTSIPISFMIAFLVVQIMGMTVNMMIMFGLVLAVGVLVDDPIVVVEYAERKLAEGYDKKEAFIMAARKMFVPVVSATFTTLGAFIPLLFWPGIIGKFMSYLPIIVIVVMVASLVSALIFMPVIGGIIARAHIDEDEKEAADIVMYPDKFDLKKVKGFSGHYVRALSVLLHYPLITLPVGLGIIALIFGLYMTHPTGVEAFPASEPEYGTVNVIARGNYSPVEIRDLLVEVEDQILQVPGIQDSIMTFAGSGANMMGSSAPPDTIGQFNLQLLPWNDRVKAEEIFANIRERTKDIPGLQVQIAAQENGPPAGKAINLRVESTNYADLAPAVAKLRDYIENDLGQTIDVEDGRPSPGIDWEVTIDRAEAAKYGIGVRELSPYVQLVTSGVKLGTYRPDDATDELDIRVRLPQDERTFDTLDGLRIMTSSGLVPVSNFIERKAVPKVANIQRRNGVYVMNVAANLEPGVATDAKVKELQAWQATQTWPSTVTIAYGGSAEQVDDTNAFIVQAFGMAMFLIFFVLLLEYNSFYQVLVTLSTVIMSLAGVLLGMLVTGMSFSAIMTGLGIVALAGIVVKNGIVLIDTYNHYRRDDDVEPIKAMLLTAAQRVRPVLLTATVTALGVIPMALNIEFDFIRREIVVGGLAGSWFVHLSAALVSGLFFSTALTLIMVPTMITAPYVIKHQFGWLFSAITKPFRRSQTAATPEGLSVEIPADADSAKKYIRTDGNGLVETEKNGVTVVSRQDAAE, from the coding sequence ATGCTTGATTTCATTGAACGCATCCTTCGGATGCCGCGCGTCGTCCTGACGATCATGGCTCTGCTCATGATCGCAGGCTTCGGCGCCTATACGTCGCTGCCCAAGGAAAGCTTCCCGGCAATCGACATTCCTTACTTCTATGTTTCCGTCAGCCAGACTGGCGTTTCCCCCTACGACGCCGAGCGCCTGCTCGCCAAGCCGATCGAAGACCGCATCAAGGACCTGGACGGGCTGAAGAACTACACGTCCACCTCCACGACCGGCCACGCCTCGGTGTTCCTGGAATTCGACGTCAACGCCGACAAGGACAAGGCGCTCTCCGATATCCGCGCCAAGCTCGACGGCGTGACCGGCGACCTGCCGGCCGATGCGACCACCCCGACGGTGACCGAGATTTCGTTCTCGGGCATGCCCTCGATCTCGGTGGCCGTCTACGGCAACGTGCCGGAGCGCGCCCTGGTCGAGAAGGCCAAGGACCTCAAGAAGAAGCTCGAGGAAATTCCGGACGTCCAGAGCGTCTCGATCTCGGGCGCCCGCGACGAAATGCTGGCCGTGACCATCGACACCAACCGCCTGGAGGCCTATGGCCTGACCGCGGCGCAGCTGATGGACGCGCTGGCCAAGAACAACATGGTGGTGCCGGGCGGCACGCTCGACACGGGCAAGGGTTCGTTCAACGTGGACGTGCCGGGTCTGATCACCAACGCCGCCGACGTCTATTCGCTGCCGCTCAAGACCGACGGCAACACTGTCGTGACGTTCGGCGACGTGGCCACCATCCAGCGCACCTTCAAGGACGCGACCGAATACGCCCATGTGGACGGCCAGCCAGCCATTACCCTGGGCGTGGTCAAGAAGCTTGGCACCAACGTCATCTCGATCTCGGACGAGACCCGCCGGGTCACCACCGAGTTCACCAAGGACTGGCCCGATGGCATCGAGCACTCGTTCCTGGTGGACCAGGCCGACTCGACCAAGAGCCTCTACCGTTCGCTTGAAGCCGCCGTGCTGACCGCCGTTGCGCTGGTGATGATCACCTGCGTGGCGACCCTTGGCATCCGTCCGGCCATCATGATCGGTACGTCGATCCCGATCTCGTTCATGATCGCCTTCCTCGTCGTCCAGATCATGGGCATGACCGTCAACATGATGATCATGTTCGGCCTGGTGCTGGCGGTGGGCGTGCTCGTGGACGACCCGATCGTGGTCGTGGAATACGCCGAACGAAAGCTGGCCGAAGGCTACGACAAGAAGGAAGCCTTCATCATGGCGGCGCGCAAGATGTTCGTGCCGGTGGTTTCGGCCACCTTCACGACGCTGGGCGCGTTCATCCCCCTGCTCTTCTGGCCGGGTATCATCGGCAAGTTCATGAGCTACCTGCCGATCATCGTGATCGTGGTCATGGTGGCCTCGCTGGTGTCGGCTCTCATCTTCATGCCCGTGATCGGCGGCATCATCGCCCGCGCGCATATCGATGAGGATGAGAAGGAAGCCGCCGACATCGTGATGTACCCGGACAAGTTCGACCTCAAGAAGGTCAAGGGCTTCTCGGGCCATTACGTGCGGGCGCTTTCGGTGCTGCTGCATTACCCGCTGATCACCCTGCCCGTGGGGCTGGGCATCATTGCGCTGATCTTCGGGCTCTACATGACCCACCCGACGGGCGTGGAGGCCTTCCCGGCGTCCGAGCCCGAATACGGCACGGTGAACGTCATTGCCCGCGGCAACTACTCGCCGGTCGAGATCCGCGACCTGCTGGTGGAAGTGGAAGACCAGATCCTGCAGGTGCCGGGCATCCAGGACTCGATCATGACGTTCGCCGGTTCGGGCGCCAACATGATGGGTTCGAGCGCTCCGCCGGATACGATCGGCCAGTTCAACCTGCAGCTCCTGCCCTGGAACGACCGCGTCAAGGCCGAGGAAATCTTCGCCAATATCCGCGAGCGCACCAAGGACATCCCGGGTCTGCAAGTCCAGATCGCGGCCCAGGAAAACGGTCCGCCGGCCGGCAAGGCGATCAACCTGCGCGTTGAGAGCACCAACTATGCCGACCTGGCTCCGGCCGTCGCCAAGCTGCGCGACTATATCGAGAACGACCTCGGACAGACGATCGACGTGGAAGACGGCCGCCCGTCACCCGGCATCGACTGGGAAGTCACCATCGACCGTGCGGAAGCGGCCAAGTACGGCATCGGCGTGCGCGAGCTCTCGCCCTACGTGCAGCTCGTGACCTCGGGCGTGAAGCTGGGCACCTATCGCCCGGACGATGCGACCGACGAACTCGACATCCGTGTTCGCCTGCCGCAGGACGAGCGGACGTTCGATACGCTCGACGGCCTGCGCATCATGACCAGTTCGGGCCTGGTGCCGGTGTCCAACTTCATCGAGCGCAAGGCCGTGCCGAAGGTGGCCAACATCCAGCGCCGGAACGGCGTCTACGTGATGAACGTGGCGGCCAACCTGGAGCCGGGCGTGGCGACCGACGCCAAGGTCAAGGAACTGCAGGCCTGGCAGGCCACGCAGACCTGGCCCTCGACCGTGACCATCGCCTATGGCGGTTCGGCCGAACAGGTGGACGACACCAATGCCTTCATCGTGCAGGCGTTCGGCATGGCCATGTTCCTGATCTTCTTCGTGCTGCTGCTCGAGTACAACAGCTTCTACCAGGTGCTGGTGACCCTCTCGACGGTCATCATGTCCCTGGCGGGCGTGCTGCTCGGCATGCTGGTCACGGGGATGAGCTTCTCGGCCATCATGACGGGCCTGGGCATCGTCGCCCTGGCGGGTATCGTGGTGAAGAACGGCATCGTGCTGATCGACACCTATAACCACTACCGCCGTGACGACGACGTCGAGCCGATCAAGGCCATGCTGCTCACCGCCGCACAGCGCGTGCGTCCGGTGCTGCTGACGGCGACGGTGACGGCGCTGGGCGTGATCCCGATGGCGCTCAATATCGAGTTCGACTTCATCCGCCGCGAGATCGTGGTGGGCGGCCTTGCCGGCTCGTGGTTCGTGCACCTGTCGGCGGCGCTGGTTTCGGGCCTGTTCTTCTCGACGGCCCTGACCCTGATCATGGTTCCGACCATGATCACGGCCCCGTACGTGATCAAGCACCAGTTCGGATGGCTGTTCTCGGCGATCACCAAGCCCTTCCGCCGCAGCCAGACCGCTGCGACCCCCGAGGGTCTTTCGGTCGAGATCCCGGCGGACGCGGACAGCGCCAAGAAGTACATCCGTACCGATGGCAACGGCCTGGTCGAAACGGAAAAGAACGGCGTGACGGTGGTTTCCCGCCAGGACGCCGCCGAGTAA
- the cysQ gene encoding 3'(2'),5'-bisphosphate nucleotidase CysQ, which translates to MTTKMLDLMLDASMAAAKVIMDVYGRPFEAEAKSDGSPVTEADAAAEAVILQMLAPTGIPVLAEESVAAGRIPALGERFFVVDPLDGTKEFIKRNGEFTVNIALVEHGRPIMGVVLAPATGECFCGGPEGAFSCHGVGGQTERRSIRVDCAAPMRVVASRSHGHKALASLVETLKVESDVSVGSSLKFCLLARGDAQLYPRFTPTCEWDTAAGQAVLEAAGGVVITLDGEPLRYGKAANDFLNPFFVAASSLDLARRAAMQMREVETLPHQV; encoded by the coding sequence ATGACCACCAAGATGCTCGACCTGATGCTGGATGCTTCGATGGCGGCCGCCAAGGTCATCATGGACGTCTATGGACGCCCGTTCGAGGCCGAGGCGAAGTCGGACGGCTCGCCGGTCACCGAGGCGGACGCGGCAGCTGAAGCCGTGATCCTCCAGATGCTGGCGCCGACCGGCATTCCGGTGCTGGCCGAGGAAAGCGTCGCTGCCGGGCGGATACCGGCGCTGGGCGAGCGCTTCTTCGTGGTCGATCCGCTCGACGGGACCAAGGAATTCATCAAGCGCAACGGCGAGTTCACGGTGAACATCGCGCTGGTCGAACATGGCCGGCCGATAATGGGCGTGGTGCTGGCACCGGCCACCGGCGAGTGCTTCTGCGGCGGGCCCGAGGGGGCCTTTTCCTGCCATGGCGTGGGCGGGCAGACCGAGCGCCGCAGCATCCGGGTGGATTGCGCCGCGCCGATGCGCGTCGTCGCCAGCCGATCGCACGGGCACAAGGCGCTGGCGAGCCTGGTCGAAACACTCAAGGTCGAGAGCGATGTCTCGGTCGGCTCCTCGCTCAAGTTCTGCCTCCTGGCCAGGGGCGACGCCCAGCTCTATCCGCGCTTTACCCCGACCTGCGAGTGGGATACGGCGGCGGGGCAAGCGGTGCTCGAGGCGGCGGGCGGGGTGGTGATCACCCTCGATGGCGAGCCGCTTCGCTACGGGAAAGCGGCGAACGACTTCCTCAATCCGTTCTTCGTGGCGGCCAGCAGCCTAGACCTTGCACGCAGGGCAGCCATGCAAATGCGGGAAGTAGAGACTTTGCCGCACCAGGTCTAA
- a CDS encoding LysM peptidoglycan-binding domain-containing protein: MEAKLAETAPKRPLAVTVGAAVATLVIIAGVLTGPTILTCSGSPEGFGACFSGKLSDIGILPKPAPVAVAETTPPAADTAQTAVPPTTETPDTGLPANIPDIITPTFGLLRAEPDGSVVIAGSGKPGTEVEVFSNDAPIGKAKVEPSGDWVLVPEKPLPDGGVELTVGEAGGKDRSSQSFVVVIDPEHKNEPLVVASAPGKASEVLQGLAKAGSEPSMQVANAETPAPAHPVASETAGNSTAPSAFNRPEAAPAQQPTTEQPAAGQPAADQPAVAAEPAPSTDSAATPAATPVEASQPDAPATVAAATPQAPATDQPTPEATVPAAAETQVAKAEEPAAAATPEPGAVAAVAPSIDAIEIDGNRNFFAGAGPDGATVRLYVDDRFIADSLVRGGRWLVETTENVLSKSAQIVRVDVLRPGTSEVVSRAEVNFEVQLPNAPEAPVAVAEAQPPATATPAAPAADAQDSTSVAAPADQSAAAASSSSDAEPATEAAAPTETAAAAPGTETAPAETAPAQVAETPAQSDIPTMIGVAVGNDPEGQRFASGRAIIRSGDNLWTIARRVYGKGIKYTTIYEANVTQIRDPDLIYPGQVFDLPDDKQP, encoded by the coding sequence TTGGAGGCTAAACTGGCCGAGACCGCCCCGAAACGTCCCCTTGCCGTCACCGTCGGTGCGGCAGTCGCCACGTTGGTCATTATTGCGGGGGTACTGACAGGCCCCACGATCCTGACCTGTTCCGGCAGTCCCGAAGGTTTTGGCGCCTGCTTCTCCGGTAAGCTCTCCGATATCGGCATCCTGCCCAAGCCGGCTCCGGTCGCTGTGGCAGAGACGACCCCGCCTGCGGCGGACACCGCGCAGACGGCCGTCCCTCCGACGACCGAGACACCCGACACGGGCCTGCCAGCCAACATTCCCGACATCATCACCCCGACCTTCGGCCTGCTGCGTGCCGAGCCCGATGGCTCGGTCGTCATCGCCGGTAGCGGTAAGCCGGGCACGGAAGTGGAAGTGTTCTCCAATGACGCTCCGATCGGCAAGGCCAAGGTCGAGCCGAGCGGGGACTGGGTTCTCGTGCCCGAAAAGCCGCTGCCCGATGGCGGCGTTGAACTGACCGTCGGCGAAGCCGGTGGCAAGGATCGCTCGAGCCAGTCCTTCGTGGTGGTCATCGATCCGGAGCACAAGAACGAACCTCTGGTCGTGGCCAGCGCCCCGGGCAAGGCCAGCGAAGTGCTCCAGGGCCTCGCCAAGGCCGGCAGCGAGCCGTCCATGCAGGTGGCCAATGCCGAAACGCCGGCGCCGGCCCATCCGGTCGCCAGCGAAACCGCCGGCAACTCCACCGCGCCCTCCGCTTTCAACAGGCCGGAAGCGGCCCCGGCCCAGCAGCCGACGACCGAGCAGCCCGCTGCGGGCCAGCCGGCAGCCGATCAGCCTGCCGTTGCCGCCGAACCGGCGCCGTCCACCGATAGCGCCGCGACGCCGGCCGCCACGCCTGTTGAGGCCAGCCAGCCTGATGCGCCCGCGACGGTCGCAGCGGCAACGCCGCAGGCGCCTGCGACCGATCAGCCCACTCCCGAGGCGACCGTTCCTGCCGCCGCAGAAACTCAGGTTGCCAAGGCCGAGGAGCCCGCTGCCGCCGCGACGCCCGAACCCGGTGCCGTCGCCGCCGTGGCCCCGAGCATCGATGCCATCGAGATCGATGGGAACCGCAACTTCTTCGCCGGTGCCGGGCCGGATGGCGCCACGGTACGCCTCTATGTCGATGACCGCTTCATTGCCGATAGCCTCGTGCGCGGCGGCCGCTGGCTGGTCGAGACCACCGAAAACGTGCTGAGCAAGTCGGCCCAGATCGTGCGCGTCGACGTCCTGCGCCCGGGCACGTCCGAGGTTGTATCGCGCGCCGAGGTCAATTTCGAAGTGCAACTGCCCAATGCTCCCGAAGCGCCGGTCGCCGTAGCCGAGGCCCAGCCGCCCGCGACTGCAACTCCGGCCGCGCCCGCGGCGGACGCCCAGGACTCCACGAGCGTTGCAGCGCCCGCCGATCAATCTGCGGCTGCCGCTTCGTCGTCCAGCGATGCTGAACCGGCCACCGAGGCGGCAGCGCCGACCGAAACCGCGGCTGCCGCTCCCGGCACCGAAACCGCGCCGGCCGAAACGGCTCCTGCCCAGGTCGCCGAGACCCCGGCGCAGTCCGATATCCCCACCATGATCGGCGTGGCCGTCGGCAACGATCCGGAGGGTCAGCGCTTTGCCTCGGGCAGGGCGATCATCCGCTCGGGCGATAACCTGTGGACCATTGCCCGCCGCGTCTACGGCAAAGGCATCAAGTACACCACGATCTATGAGGCCAACGTCACCCAGATCCGCGATCCGGACCTGATCTACCCGGGCCAGGTCTTTGACCTGCCCGACGACAAACAGCCCTAG
- a CDS encoding PadR family transcriptional regulator: MNVRTVCLSILYEGEATGYEIRRMTVEGECAYFVEASFGSIYPALAKMEAEGLVTSRVEPQDGKPAKKIYAITEAGRRAFVASLFEPLGEDVYRSPFLLFARYAHLLPASLVEARLHEQMDKMAEGKKKLEDVLQGHQPLSAADAWVVRYGLSVMEVAQQHMASHMRELIAMARPDTEAAEAAE, from the coding sequence ATGAATGTCAGGACGGTCTGCCTCTCGATCCTCTATGAGGGCGAAGCGACGGGATACGAGATTCGCCGGATGACGGTGGAAGGCGAATGCGCCTATTTCGTGGAAGCGAGCTTCGGCTCGATCTACCCGGCGCTTGCCAAAATGGAAGCCGAAGGGCTCGTCACCAGCCGCGTGGAGCCGCAGGACGGCAAGCCGGCGAAAAAGATCTACGCCATCACGGAAGCCGGCCGGCGGGCGTTCGTCGCCTCGCTGTTCGAGCCGCTGGGCGAAGACGTCTACCGTTCTCCGTTCCTCTTGTTTGCGCGCTACGCGCACCTGCTGCCGGCAAGCCTCGTGGAAGCGCGGCTGCACGAGCAGATGGACAAGATGGCCGAGGGCAAGAAAAAGCTGGAGGACGTCCTCCAGGGTCATCAACCGCTCAGCGCCGCAGACGCCTGGGTGGTTCGTTACGGATTGTCGGTGATGGAGGTTGCGCAGCAGCATATGGCTTCCCATATGCGCGAGCTAATCGCGATGGCGCGCCCCGACACCGAGGCCGCAGAAGCGGCAGAATAG
- a CDS encoding ABCB family ABC transporter ATP-binding protein/permease: MSSPEMSRKKPRVSAEEGSLLSTVRNLWGYMWPAGRPDLKMRVVLAIGALLVSKVATTLAPFAYKGIIDALGQTGGNQALIMGLAVPIVLVIAYGIANIVDAGFQQLRDVLFASVGQNAVRTLAFQTFNHLHRLSLRFHLQRRTGGLSRVIERGTKGIETIVRFTMLNTAPTLVEFVIVGVVFISIFGISYLGVLIVTIWLYLWFTIKASNWRIAIRRDMNNSDTDANSKAIDSLLNFETVKYFNNEDLEARRFDASMATYERSAIRIWNSLGVLNFGQAVIFYVGLTIMAAMSIVGVLNGRLTMGDFVLLNTFLMQIYRPLNMIGFVYREIRQGLTDIEEMFKLLDQDPEIVDKPDARPLAITGPVIRFDDVHFQYDHDRPILKGVSFEVPAGKTIAVVGPSGAGKSTISRLLYRFYDVSSGAVTIDGQDVRDITQNSLRSAIGMVPQDTVLFNDTIAYNIRYGRPDATDEEVRQAARMAQIGEFIESLPRGYDTPVGERGLKLSGGEKQRVAIARTILKAPPILVLDEATSALDTKTERDIQSALDAVSKNRTTVVIAHRLSTVINADEIIVLRDGQIAERGRHPDLLMRDGLYAQMWNRQREATEAEEHLRAVQADKEGFLGRPASTENEPAE, encoded by the coding sequence ATGTCTTCTCCAGAAATGTCTCGCAAGAAGCCCCGGGTCAGCGCCGAGGAGGGCTCGCTGCTCTCCACTGTCCGCAATCTGTGGGGATACATGTGGCCCGCCGGCCGCCCCGACCTCAAGATGCGCGTGGTGCTCGCCATTGGCGCGCTGCTGGTGTCCAAGGTCGCCACCACGCTCGCGCCCTTTGCCTACAAGGGCATCATCGATGCCCTCGGGCAGACGGGCGGCAACCAAGCGCTCATCATGGGCCTGGCGGTTCCCATCGTGCTGGTCATCGCCTACGGCATCGCCAACATCGTCGACGCCGGCTTCCAGCAATTGCGCGACGTGCTCTTTGCCAGCGTCGGCCAGAACGCGGTGCGTACGCTGGCCTTCCAGACCTTCAACCACCTCCACCGCCTCTCGCTCCGCTTCCACCTGCAGCGGCGCACGGGTGGGCTCTCCCGTGTCATCGAGCGCGGCACCAAGGGCATCGAAACCATCGTCCGCTTCACCATGCTCAACACGGCCCCGACACTGGTCGAGTTCGTGATCGTGGGCGTGGTCTTCATATCGATCTTCGGCATCAGCTACCTGGGCGTGCTGATCGTCACCATCTGGCTCTATCTGTGGTTCACCATCAAGGCGAGCAACTGGCGCATTGCCATCCGCCGCGACATGAACAACTCCGATACCGACGCCAACTCCAAGGCGATCGACAGCCTGCTCAACTTCGAGACGGTCAAATATTTCAACAACGAAGACCTCGAGGCGCGCCGCTTCGATGCTTCGATGGCGACCTACGAGCGCTCGGCCATCCGCATCTGGAACTCGCTGGGCGTCCTCAACTTCGGCCAGGCGGTGATCTTCTATGTCGGCCTCACCATCATGGCCGCCATGTCCATTGTCGGCGTGCTCAACGGGCGCCTCACCATGGGCGATTTCGTGCTGCTCAACACCTTCCTGATGCAGATCTACCGGCCGCTCAACATGATCGGCTTCGTCTATCGCGAAATCCGGCAGGGGCTGACCGACATCGAAGAGATGTTCAAGCTGCTCGACCAGGATCCGGAAATCGTCGACAAGCCTGATGCCCGTCCGCTCGCGATCACCGGTCCGGTGATCCGGTTCGATGATGTGCACTTCCAGTACGACCACGACCGCCCGATCCTGAAGGGCGTGAGCTTCGAGGTTCCCGCCGGCAAGACCATCGCCGTCGTCGGCCCTTCGGGCGCCGGCAAGTCGACCATTTCGCGCCTGCTCTACCGCTTCTACGACGTCTCGAGCGGGGCCGTGACCATCGATGGGCAGGACGTGCGCGACATCACGCAGAATTCGCTGCGCTCGGCCATCGGCATGGTGCCGCAGGACACGGTGCTCTTTAACGACACCATCGCCTACAACATCCGCTACGGCCGGCCCGACGCTACCGACGAGGAAGTGCGCCAGGCCGCCCGCATGGCCCAGATCGGCGAGTTCATCGAATCCCTGCCGCGCGGCTACGACACGCCGGTCGGCGAACGCGGACTCAAGCTCTCCGGCGGCGAGAAGCAGCGCGTCGCCATCGCCCGCACCATCCTCAAGGCACCCCCGATCCTTGTGCTGGACGAGGCGACTTCGGCCCTCGACACCAAGACCGAGCGCGACATCCAGTCGGCCCTCGACGCGGTCTCCAAGAACCGTACCACCGTCGTCATCGCCCACCGGCTCTCCACGGTCATCAATGCCGACGAGATCATCGTGCTGCGCGACGGCCAGATCGCCGAACGCGGGCGCCATCCGGACCTGCTGATGCGCGATGGCCTCTACGCCCAGATGTGGAACCGCCAGCGCGAGGCCACCGAAGCCGAAGAACACCTGCGCGCCGTTCAGGCCGACAAGGAAGGCTTCCTCGGGCGCCCCGCCAGCACCGAGAACGAGCCCGCAGAATAA
- a CDS encoding DMT family transporter, with the protein METKAARRPLDATAFGIMLVLCICWGFQQVAIKLAAPDVTTVMQIAIRSGFTAVVLGVYLVWKNGLAQFRDGSLVPGIGIGILFAMEFLFIAWALNFTYASHVSVFVYTSPIWAALGLHLRLPDERMSRMQWLGVLVAFVGVGIAFAGNGAAGGAASNVLLGDFLALLGGASWGLTTVVIRTSSISEAPAAKTLFYQVAVAAILMLIVALVTGATHVEFTQTALLSLGFQSIVVTLATFLIWFWLLKRYLATRLGILSFMTPLFGVASAVIVLHDPVDASFAIGALLVLAGIVIVNGGEFFARKAVVEG; encoded by the coding sequence ATGGAAACCAAAGCCGCCCGTCGCCCGCTCGACGCCACTGCGTTCGGCATCATGCTCGTTCTATGCATCTGCTGGGGCTTCCAGCAGGTCGCGATCAAGCTGGCGGCGCCGGACGTGACGACGGTGATGCAGATCGCCATCCGCTCGGGGTTCACCGCCGTGGTGCTGGGCGTTTACCTGGTCTGGAAGAACGGGCTGGCGCAGTTCCGCGACGGCTCGCTCGTGCCGGGGATCGGCATCGGCATCCTCTTTGCGATGGAGTTCCTGTTCATCGCCTGGGCGCTCAACTTCACCTATGCCTCGCACGTCTCGGTGTTCGTCTATACGTCCCCAATCTGGGCGGCGCTGGGCCTGCACCTGCGGCTGCCGGACGAGCGCATGTCGCGCATGCAGTGGCTGGGCGTGCTGGTGGCGTTCGTCGGCGTGGGCATTGCCTTTGCAGGCAATGGCGCGGCCGGCGGCGCGGCGAGCAACGTGCTGCTGGGCGATTTCCTTGCGCTCCTCGGGGGCGCGTCGTGGGGGCTGACTACGGTGGTCATCCGCACCAGCAGCATCTCGGAGGCCCCGGCCGCCAAGACGCTGTTCTATCAGGTCGCGGTGGCGGCGATCCTGATGCTCATCGTCGCGCTGGTCACCGGTGCCACCCATGTGGAGTTCACGCAGACGGCACTGTTGAGCCTGGGCTTCCAGTCGATCGTAGTGACGCTGGCCACCTTCCTCATCTGGTTCTGGCTGCTCAAGCGTTACCTGGCGACGCGGCTTGGCATCCTCTCGTTCATGACCCCGCTCTTCGGGGTGGCGAGCGCGGTGATCGTGCTGCACGATCCTGTCGATGCAAGCTTCGCCATCGGCGCCCTGCTCGTGCTGGCCGGGATCGTGATCGTCAATGGCGGTGAGTTTTTCGCGCGCAAGGCGGTAGTAGAGGGTTAG